One Deltaproteobacteria bacterium genomic region harbors:
- a CDS encoding N-6 DNA methylase, translated as MAVTGEARLGFARAVVCGAVSAYWAHVDAVSGRGWALRNVPSEIELPAVSEEARALAESVGTAASELDVADAGYIIGMLYTGMMPSTFRARLGAYYTPPALCERLLDMATDAGVDWRSARVLDPACGGGAFLAPVARRMAECLKGRSTDAALSEIENRLSGFELDPFAAWMSQVFLDVTLGGLYGEPGIRLRSVVRVCDSLDQMPGEEGFELVVGNPPYGRITLSPRLREKFRRSLFGHANLYGVFTDLALRFSRPGGIIAFVTPTSFLAGEYFKSLRGLLGREAPPVRIDFIEARKGVFANVLQETLLATYRRGGDTTAGEVHFVTPEPDGCYETMPTGSFNLPETLDHPWLMPRKEAQSTLLRRVDAMPHRLADYGYKVSTGPLVWNRHKESLRDRPGKGRYPLIWAESVRSDGVFEFRADKRNHKPYFEPNTNETWVVTDHPCVLLQRTTAKEQCRRLIAAELPGPFIEEYGAVVVENHLNMIKPLDSTPKVAPAALAALLNSHVVDQVFRCINGSVAVSAYEMEALPLPSPEEMEEVERLVKKRAKRETLERVVEHLYSNGAG; from the coding sequence TTGGCCGTCACCGGCGAAGCCCGGTTGGGCTTCGCGCGAGCGGTCGTCTGCGGCGCGGTCTCTGCTTACTGGGCGCACGTCGATGCCGTGTCCGGTCGAGGTTGGGCGCTCCGCAACGTGCCGTCCGAGATAGAACTTCCCGCGGTCTCGGAGGAGGCAAGGGCGTTGGCGGAAAGCGTCGGGACGGCGGCTTCGGAGTTGGACGTCGCCGATGCCGGCTACATCATCGGAATGCTTTACACCGGGATGATGCCAAGCACGTTCCGGGCGCGGTTGGGCGCGTATTACACTCCGCCGGCACTGTGCGAGCGACTATTGGATATGGCGACGGACGCCGGCGTCGACTGGCGTTCGGCCCGGGTGCTGGACCCGGCTTGTGGCGGGGGTGCCTTCTTGGCTCCGGTGGCCCGGCGCATGGCGGAATGCCTCAAGGGCCGCAGCACCGACGCTGCTCTGAGCGAGATAGAGAATCGCTTGAGCGGGTTCGAGCTGGACCCGTTTGCGGCTTGGATGTCGCAGGTGTTTCTCGATGTGACGCTCGGGGGACTGTACGGCGAACCAGGCATCCGGCTGCGGTCCGTCGTGCGTGTGTGCGACAGTCTCGACCAGATGCCGGGCGAAGAAGGGTTCGAGTTGGTGGTGGGGAATCCGCCCTACGGGCGCATCACGTTGTCGCCACGGTTGCGCGAGAAGTTTCGGCGGAGCCTGTTCGGACATGCCAACCTGTACGGCGTGTTCACGGACTTGGCGCTCCGTTTCTCAAGGCCGGGTGGAATCATTGCTTTCGTGACCCCAACGAGTTTCCTGGCCGGGGAATATTTCAAGTCGTTGCGCGGGTTGCTGGGACGCGAAGCGCCGCCGGTGAGGATTGATTTCATCGAAGCACGCAAGGGCGTGTTCGCGAACGTGTTGCAGGAGACTCTGCTGGCAACCTACCGACGCGGGGGGGATACAACAGCCGGAGAGGTTCATTTTGTCACACCGGAACCAGACGGCTGTTACGAGACGATGCCCACAGGGTCGTTCAATCTGCCAGAAACCTTGGACCATCCGTGGCTGATGCCCAGGAAAGAAGCACAAAGCACTCTGCTGCGGCGAGTCGACGCGATGCCCCATCGGTTGGCGGACTACGGTTATAAGGTCAGCACGGGACCTCTGGTGTGGAACCGTCACAAGGAAAGCCTGCGGGACCGGCCGGGAAAGGGACGCTATCCGTTGATCTGGGCTGAATCCGTGCGGTCCGACGGTGTGTTCGAGTTCAGGGCGGACAAGCGAAACCACAAACCCTACTTTGAGCCGAACACAAACGAAACCTGGGTGGTGACGGATCACCCGTGCGTGCTGCTGCAAAGGACGACGGCGAAGGAGCAATGCCGGCGTTTGATCGCGGCGGAACTGCCTGGGCCGTTTATCGAGGAATACGGCGCGGTTGTCGTCGAGAATCACCTGAACATGATCAAACCGCTTGACAGCACGCCGAAGGTGGCGCCGGCGGCGTTGGCTGCGCTCCTGAACAGTCATGTCGTCGACCAAGTATTCCGTTGCATCAACGGTAGCGTGGCCGTGTCGGCCTACGAGATGGAAGCACTGCCGTTGCCGTCACCAGAGGAAATGGAGGAAGTCGAGCGGTTGGTGAAGAAGCGGGCGAAGCGCGAGACTCTCGAACGGGTCGTGGAGCATCTGTACAGCAACGGGGCCGGATGA
- a CDS encoding AbrB/MazE/SpoVT family DNA-binding domain-containing protein, whose product MPLITVKPKFQVTIPAKLRRGMNLQEGDVMEATVLGNGILLRPMEVVDRASVADRIAARFLAAEQSSEDGGRTEDEIMDEIVADVADSRGERRDREAS is encoded by the coding sequence ATGCCGTTGATCACCGTCAAACCAAAGTTCCAGGTCACCATACCGGCCAAGCTCCGGAGGGGGATGAATCTGCAAGAGGGCGATGTCATGGAGGCCACGGTCTTGGGAAACGGGATCTTGCTTCGTCCGATGGAGGTTGTCGACCGAGCAAGCGTCGCCGATCGTATCGCCGCTCGTTTCTTGGCGGCGGAGCAATCCTCTGAGGACGGCGGTCGCACCGAGGACGAGATCATGGATGAGATCGTTGCCGACGTTGCCGACTCTCGCGGTGAGCGGCGCGACCGTGAGGCATCGTAG
- a CDS encoding MFS transporter, which produces MKRSLAALGDKLQVFRVLRYRDFRMYWSGHLIAVAGHQMVILAHGWLAWHLTQSEYILGALGLVAAAPAIALALFGGATADKVELRRLLILLQFVTALLFSVIATLVVMERVQVWHVFAVAFIHGGIQAFDHPARQALFPHLLDRSHLMNAVSLNSMIWPGTRIFGPAFAGFVIDYVAGYTGAPLAGAGAAYYLAAATYLAYGLLLLPLHVPLIERTRGGSFVRTILGGISFVWTRRLFRSLIGLNYADIFFLASHTALLPVFADVVFRGDGSTLGSLYMISGIGSLLGALVAANLGYYPRRGWLILVGAGIQAGFLTLFGFASGFTLAMCFLLASGVGLSIFMVSTQTSVQTRVPDEYRGRVMAIWGMNYSVVLPLGQLQMGAVAGLSRNHLSSFLGKLAGAPFAVILNGAAMLAVVAFSAAASRRVRDLTPEGPAEE; this is translated from the coding sequence ATGAAACGATCTCTCGCCGCGCTCGGCGACAAGCTGCAAGTATTCCGGGTCCTCCGGTACCGCGACTTCCGCATGTACTGGTCCGGCCACCTCATCGCGGTGGCGGGCCACCAGATGGTGATCCTGGCGCACGGGTGGCTCGCGTGGCACTTGACCCAGTCCGAGTACATCCTGGGGGCGCTGGGGTTGGTGGCCGCCGCGCCGGCGATCGCGCTGGCGCTCTTCGGCGGCGCTACCGCGGACAAGGTGGAGCTTCGACGGCTTCTCATACTCCTCCAGTTCGTCACCGCGCTCTTGTTCTCCGTGATTGCCACGCTGGTGGTCATGGAACGGGTGCAGGTTTGGCACGTGTTCGCGGTCGCCTTCATCCACGGCGGCATCCAGGCGTTCGATCACCCCGCCCGCCAAGCGCTCTTCCCGCACCTGCTGGACCGTTCGCACCTGATGAACGCGGTGAGCCTCAACTCCATGATCTGGCCGGGAACCCGCATCTTCGGACCCGCCTTCGCCGGCTTCGTCATCGACTACGTGGCGGGCTACACCGGCGCGCCCCTGGCCGGCGCTGGAGCGGCCTATTACCTGGCCGCCGCCACCTACCTGGCGTACGGCCTGCTGCTTCTTCCCCTTCACGTGCCCCTCATCGAGCGCACCCGCGGCGGCAGCTTCGTTCGCACGATTCTGGGCGGGATCTCCTTCGTCTGGACCCGAAGGCTCTTCCGTTCGCTCATCGGCCTGAACTACGCGGACATCTTCTTCCTGGCGTCCCACACCGCGCTCCTGCCCGTGTTCGCGGACGTCGTGTTCCGGGGCGACGGCTCGACCCTGGGCTCCCTGTACATGATCAGCGGCATCGGCAGCCTGCTCGGAGCCCTGGTGGCCGCCAACCTCGGCTACTACCCCCGGCGCGGCTGGCTGATCCTCGTGGGGGCCGGGATACAGGCTGGCTTCCTGACGCTGTTCGGATTCGCAAGCGGGTTCACCCTTGCCATGTGCTTCCTCCTCGCTTCCGGCGTCGGCCTTTCCATCTTCATGGTAAGCACCCAGACCTCCGTGCAGACCCGCGTCCCCGACGAGTACCGCGGCCGGGTCATGGCCATCTGGGGCATGAACTACAGCGTGGTGCTGCCGCTGGGGCAACTGCAGATGGGCGCCGTGGCCGGCCTGTCGCGCAACCACCTGTCGTCTTTTCTCGGCAAGCTCGCCGGTGCCCCTTTCGCCGTGATCCTCAACGGCGCCGCCATGCTCGCCGTTGTCGCGTTCAGCGCGGCCGCCAGCCGCCGGGTAAGGGACCTCACGCCGGAGGGGCCGGCGGAGGAGTGA
- a CDS encoding amidohydrolase family protein, with protein MHTCAIDIHHHYMPPGLIEELKAHGDSVGTEVGRTPEGLNTLTIGGGPSFVVPPPLMDVEKRLENMDKGKIALATLEPHTACLGYRLNPEQGEAWCNLYNEGLMELRTRHPDRFTALAAVPLQDPERAARVLERGIVEHKLAGAYIGTNVNGEYYRSHEFDAFWGKAQELDALIVMHPEDIAGLERMGTYGLFLICGNPADTALSLGFMTYSGVFDRFPNLKLCTLHGGGFFPYHLGRFDQGFGVRPGAADAEAENKPSAYLKNLYSDALVYRVDTLEYLKSLLGWEHLMVGTDYPYPLGDWYAVEKVEALDCPDEQKLAILEGNARRLLKL; from the coding sequence ATGCATACTTGTGCCATCGACATTCACCACCACTACATGCCGCCGGGCCTGATCGAGGAGTTGAAGGCCCACGGCGACTCCGTGGGCACCGAGGTGGGCCGGACGCCGGAGGGGCTCAACACCCTGACCATCGGCGGGGGGCCGAGCTTCGTGGTGCCGCCGCCGCTCATGGACGTGGAGAAGCGGCTGGAGAACATGGACAAGGGCAAGATCGCCCTGGCCACCCTGGAGCCCCATACCGCCTGCCTCGGCTACCGGCTCAACCCGGAGCAGGGCGAGGCGTGGTGCAACCTCTACAACGAGGGTTTGATGGAACTGAGGACGCGCCACCCGGACCGCTTCACCGCGCTGGCGGCGGTGCCGCTACAGGACCCCGAACGCGCCGCCAGGGTGCTGGAGCGCGGCATCGTGGAACACAAGCTGGCTGGGGCCTACATCGGCACCAACGTCAACGGCGAGTACTACCGCAGCCACGAGTTCGACGCCTTCTGGGGCAAGGCGCAAGAGCTGGACGCGCTCATCGTCATGCACCCGGAGGACATCGCCGGCCTGGAGCGCATGGGCACCTACGGCCTGTTCCTGATCTGCGGCAACCCCGCGGACACGGCGCTGTCGCTGGGGTTCATGACCTACAGCGGCGTGTTCGACCGCTTCCCGAACCTGAAGCTGTGCACGCTCCACGGCGGCGGCTTCTTCCCGTATCACTTGGGGCGATTCGACCAAGGGTTCGGGGTGCGGCCGGGGGCGGCGGACGCGGAGGCGGAGAACAAGCCCAGCGCTTACCTCAAGAACCTGTACTCCGACGCGCTGGTGTACCGGGTGGATACGCTGGAGTACCTCAAGAGCCTGCTGGGGTGGGAGCACCTGATGGTGGGGACGGATTACCCGTATCCGCTGGGGGACTGGTACGCGGTGGAGAAGGTGGAGGCGCTGGACTGCCCGGACGAGCAGAAGCTGGCGATTTTGGAGGGGAATGCGCGGAGGCTGTTGAAGCTGTAA
- a CDS encoding tripartite tricarboxylate transporter permease: MLEASIDAFFHLFSPGPLLAMLLVLPVALFSGLMPGGGLPVSVVVLSLAVHLDPWVAITIVVFHMAASDITEPIPAILFGVPGARSAQATVLDGYPMAQKGLAGVALGASYTTTIVGGIIGAIALLLALPVSRQLLEWFGSAEFFLLTLMGVLAVAVVSAGAFVKGILTAAFGIAIAMVGYADLGGNVRAAMGFDFYLWDGFTLVPVVVGLFALPEAIALVVGDTTIARERLDTLLREAKSDVWRGMREAWSHKWLMARSSLIGVFVGIMPGVGGSAAHWIAYAQARQTEPGGTETFGKGDVRGVIASDAANNSVDGGVLIPTVVFGIPGSGGMAIVLAILVLTGITPGPLMLTRHLDLTVSMVYTIAFANLVVVPIMLAFAPTLCRIAVIPPNILAPVVVAIVSLAALAANGALGDLGAVLAFGLLGVFMKRYGWPRPPILIAVALADILERFLWISVNNYGWGMLLRPQFLVILAFMVAVTLFSLRAQRGARKAMMSMTGGEESGQEAEKGGADAGYEAEAGGGVNDAAVGEAVPASPSRGAKTDESPPSRRLTLEVAGEVVLLLGVGAFFLYLFIDSFSYPEGADLMPRIAVLVGTPFWLIRVWTLLMGTPEKRIEEGDIMDTGFILGDDPKTESRRFVRIFGFTALMYVAIWLIGVHIALPGMLFLYLMYYGRAGWLVSAGSALAFLALIVGFYDYALHIIWPESVFTLWPTG, translated from the coding sequence ATGCTCGAAGCTTCCATCGACGCTTTCTTTCACCTGTTCTCGCCGGGGCCGCTCCTGGCGATGCTGCTGGTGCTGCCGGTGGCGCTGTTTTCCGGGCTCATGCCCGGAGGCGGCCTGCCGGTTTCCGTGGTGGTCCTGAGCCTCGCGGTCCACCTCGACCCCTGGGTCGCCATCACTATCGTCGTGTTCCACATGGCGGCCAGTGACATCACCGAGCCCATCCCCGCCATCCTGTTCGGCGTCCCCGGCGCCCGCTCCGCCCAAGCCACGGTGCTGGACGGCTATCCCATGGCCCAGAAGGGCCTCGCTGGGGTCGCCCTCGGCGCCAGCTACACCACCACCATCGTGGGCGGCATCATCGGCGCCATCGCGCTGTTGTTGGCGCTGCCGGTAAGCCGCCAGCTCCTGGAATGGTTCGGCTCGGCGGAGTTCTTCCTGCTGACGCTCATGGGGGTGCTGGCCGTGGCCGTGGTGAGCGCCGGGGCGTTCGTCAAGGGCATCCTCACCGCGGCCTTCGGCATCGCCATCGCCATGGTGGGCTACGCCGACCTGGGCGGCAACGTGCGCGCCGCCATGGGGTTCGACTTCTACCTCTGGGACGGCTTCACGCTGGTGCCGGTGGTGGTGGGGCTGTTCGCCCTGCCAGAGGCCATCGCGCTGGTGGTGGGGGACACCACCATCGCCCGGGAGCGGCTGGACACGCTCTTGCGGGAGGCCAAGTCCGACGTGTGGCGCGGCATGCGGGAGGCCTGGAGCCACAAGTGGCTGATGGCGCGCTCGTCCCTCATCGGCGTGTTCGTGGGCATCATGCCCGGGGTCGGCGGCAGCGCCGCCCACTGGATCGCCTACGCCCAAGCGCGCCAGACCGAGCCGGGCGGCACCGAGACCTTCGGCAAGGGCGACGTCCGCGGCGTCATCGCCTCCGACGCCGCCAACAACTCCGTGGACGGGGGCGTTCTCATCCCCACCGTGGTGTTCGGCATCCCCGGCAGCGGCGGCATGGCCATCGTGCTCGCCATCCTCGTCCTCACCGGCATCACCCCCGGCCCGCTCATGCTCACGCGCCACCTCGACCTCACCGTGAGCATGGTCTACACCATCGCCTTCGCCAACCTCGTGGTGGTGCCCATCATGCTGGCCTTCGCCCCGACCCTGTGCCGCATCGCCGTGATCCCGCCCAACATCCTGGCGCCGGTGGTGGTGGCCATCGTCTCGCTGGCGGCGCTGGCGGCCAACGGCGCGCTGGGAGACCTCGGCGCGGTGCTGGCCTTCGGCCTGCTGGGCGTCTTCATGAAGCGCTACGGCTGGCCCCGCCCGCCCATCCTCATCGCCGTGGCGCTGGCGGACATCCTGGAGCGGTTCCTGTGGATCTCGGTCAACAACTACGGCTGGGGAATGCTCCTGCGTCCCCAGTTCCTGGTCATCCTGGCGTTCATGGTGGCCGTGACCCTGTTCAGCCTGCGGGCGCAGCGCGGCGCGCGCAAGGCGATGATGTCCATGACCGGAGGCGAGGAAAGCGGGCAGGAGGCGGAAAAGGGCGGCGCGGACGCGGGGTATGAGGCCGAAGCCGGCGGCGGCGTGAATGACGCGGCGGTGGGGGAAGCCGTCCCGGCGTCACCGTCACGCGGCGCCAAGACCGACGAGAGTCCCCCCAGCCGCCGCCTCACCCTCGAAGTCGCCGGAGAGGTCGTGCTCCTGCTCGGGGTGGGCGCCTTCTTCCTCTACCTGTTCATCGATTCGTTCAGTTACCCGGAAGGCGCGGACCTGATGCCCAGGATCGCCGTGCTGGTGGGGACGCCGTTCTGGCTCATCCGGGTGTGGACGCTGTTGATGGGTACTCCCGAGAAACGAATCGAGGAAGGCGACATCATGGATACCGGCTTCATCCTCGGCGACGACCCCAAGACCGAAAGCCGGCGGTTCGTGCGCATCTTCGGCTTCACCGCGCTCATGTACGTTGCCATCTGGCTCATCGGCGTACACATCGCGTTGCCGGGAATGCTCTTCCTCTACCTCATGTACTACGGCCGCGCCGGCTGGCTCGTGTCCGCGGGTTCGGCCCTGGCCTTCCTCGCGCTCATCGTCGGCTTCTACGACTACGCCCTGCACATCATCTGGCCCGAGTCCGTCTTCACCCTCTGGCCGACGGGATAA
- a CDS encoding acyl-CoA/acyl-ACP dehydrogenase, with the protein MDLRLNEDQEMFKKVAADFVQAEAPTTMLTQQFLKKETFLPDLYAKIAGLGWLGMLMPEQYGGAGLSYLDCGVVFEELGRAPVPGPVFSSGVLAAQIIHDGGSDAQKQELLPAICGGEAIVIPAIGDDGAHWGPETVATTCSQSGDTLTLQGTKRHVYDAEGATAFLCAVRDADGGVSVVLVDRNAPGVTVTPYNGFMVSVSEVAFDGVEVPAGNLIGAAGAGWELLDKAAEKAIPILCAYKVGACQEIYEFTVQYTNERRAFGQLIGRFQRVQDHCVELSIHMDRARMATYETLWELDEGLPAEAGIHESKAAASEGYHQACSYSHMVHAGPGTDYLHPLMVHSVLAHTLYQYLGTPDYHKRRMVDALYPSA; encoded by the coding sequence ATGGACCTGAGACTCAACGAAGACCAGGAGATGTTCAAGAAGGTGGCCGCGGACTTCGTCCAGGCAGAGGCGCCGACCACCATGCTGACCCAGCAATTTCTCAAGAAGGAAACCTTCCTGCCGGATCTCTACGCCAAGATCGCCGGGCTGGGCTGGCTCGGCATGCTCATGCCCGAGCAGTACGGCGGAGCTGGGTTGTCCTACCTGGACTGCGGCGTGGTGTTCGAGGAACTGGGGCGGGCGCCGGTGCCCGGACCGGTGTTCTCGTCCGGCGTGCTGGCGGCCCAGATCATCCACGACGGCGGCTCCGACGCCCAGAAGCAGGAGCTGCTGCCGGCCATCTGTGGCGGCGAGGCCATCGTCATCCCCGCCATCGGCGACGACGGCGCCCACTGGGGGCCGGAGACGGTCGCCACCACCTGCTCGCAGTCCGGCGACACCCTGACCCTTCAGGGCACCAAGCGCCACGTCTACGACGCCGAGGGCGCCACGGCGTTCCTGTGCGCAGTGCGGGACGCCGACGGCGGTGTCTCGGTGGTGCTGGTGGACCGGAACGCGCCCGGGGTGACGGTGACGCCGTACAACGGCTTCATGGTGTCCGTGAGCGAGGTTGCCTTCGACGGCGTCGAGGTGCCGGCCGGAAACCTCATCGGCGCGGCGGGGGCGGGTTGGGAGCTGCTGGACAAGGCGGCCGAGAAGGCCATTCCTATCCTGTGCGCCTACAAGGTGGGGGCGTGCCAGGAGATCTACGAGTTCACCGTCCAGTACACCAACGAGCGCCGCGCCTTCGGTCAGCTCATCGGCCGTTTCCAGCGGGTCCAGGACCACTGCGTGGAGCTGTCGATCCACATGGACCGGGCGCGCATGGCCACCTACGAGACCCTGTGGGAGCTCGACGAGGGGCTCCCGGCTGAAGCCGGCATCCACGAGTCCAAGGCCGCGGCCAGCGAGGGCTACCACCAGGCGTGCAGCTACTCGCACATGGTGCACGCCGGTCCGGGCACGGACTACCTGCACCCGCTGATGGTGCACAGCGTGCTGGCGCACACGCTCTACCAGTATCTGGGCACGCCCGACTATCACAAGCGCCGGATGGTCGACGCCCTCTACCCGAGCGCGTAA
- a CDS encoding acyl-CoA dehydrogenase family protein, with protein MDFNLQEDSPEMTEFRKEVRAWMEENMKGSEHLRWSASWSTREDEEEYNFRRGLGEKLGKKGWLFPMFPEEYGGAGLTVDHQFVLETELARYSLNLTHIFYTLARIISPVLLHWGTEEQKREFLPPIARGEIVVWQVLTEPQSGSDVANCQTRAIRDGDDYIVTGQKVMVGHHLPPDVLWTLVCTDPDGKRHENLSWLHIPANLPGVTIQHMHLMMGIKNAVFFDGVRVPAKYLVGGENNGWKVAHTHLELEHGGDGRVGTDPVVDRVVEYCRNHEVGGKPLIEDPHVRDTIADMILEINTVNRMNRRIFWHRFVKQPHAYGGAQFRYYQRMVRLRNGERLQKIMGADALIPDHNVHEVLDFEYVIRSGPGQLHGGGTLDTDRLIFARRAGIGRATKEKAPDTV; from the coding sequence ATGGATTTCAACCTGCAAGAAGACTCACCGGAGATGACCGAGTTCCGCAAGGAGGTCCGGGCCTGGATGGAAGAGAACATGAAGGGCTCGGAGCACTTGCGGTGGTCGGCCTCGTGGTCCACCCGGGAGGACGAGGAGGAGTACAACTTCCGCCGCGGGCTGGGGGAGAAGCTGGGGAAGAAGGGCTGGCTGTTTCCCATGTTCCCGGAGGAGTACGGCGGCGCTGGCCTTACCGTGGACCACCAGTTCGTGCTGGAGACGGAGCTGGCGCGCTACAGTCTCAACCTCACCCACATCTTCTACACCCTGGCGCGGATCATCTCGCCGGTGCTGCTCCACTGGGGCACCGAGGAGCAGAAGCGCGAGTTCCTGCCGCCCATCGCGCGCGGCGAGATCGTGGTGTGGCAGGTCTTGACCGAGCCCCAGAGCGGCAGCGACGTGGCCAACTGCCAGACCCGCGCCATCCGCGACGGCGACGACTACATCGTCACCGGCCAGAAGGTAATGGTGGGTCACCACCTGCCGCCGGACGTGCTGTGGACGCTGGTGTGCACCGACCCCGACGGCAAGCGCCACGAGAACCTGAGCTGGCTGCACATCCCGGCCAACCTGCCGGGCGTCACCATCCAGCACATGCACCTCATGATGGGCATCAAGAACGCGGTGTTCTTCGACGGCGTGCGGGTGCCCGCCAAGTATCTCGTCGGCGGCGAGAACAACGGCTGGAAGGTGGCCCACACCCACCTGGAGCTGGAGCACGGGGGCGACGGCCGGGTGGGCACCGACCCGGTGGTGGACCGGGTGGTGGAGTACTGCCGGAACCACGAGGTGGGCGGCAAGCCCCTCATTGAGGACCCGCACGTGCGCGACACCATCGCCGACATGATCCTGGAGATCAACACGGTCAACCGCATGAACCGGCGCATCTTCTGGCACCGTTTCGTCAAGCAGCCGCACGCTTACGGCGGCGCCCAGTTCCGCTACTATCAGCGCATGGTCCGGCTCAGAAACGGCGAGCGGCTGCAGAAGATCATGGGTGCGGACGCTTTGATTCCGGACCACAACGTGCACGAGGTGCTGGACTTCGAGTACGTGATCCGTAGCGGCCCGGGCCAGCTCCACGGCGGCGGCACTCTCGACACCGACCGGCTCATTTTCGCGCGCCGCGCCGGCATTGGCCGGGCGACCAAGGAGAAGGCGCCGGATACGGTCTAA
- a CDS encoding ATP-binding protein, whose translation MGTEPRLYDSLLAEHLSANRQMAFVSGPRQVGKTTTCRRHADSYRNWDNLDDRELILAGPASLAAAVGTDRLQATVPVALFDEFHKFPNWKPFLKGLFDTYGDRLRIVVTGSSRLDVYRRGGDSLMGRYFSYRMHPFSVAETVNRELPDAERIVRSPAAIDKADFEALWVHGGYPEPFLRRDIRFSRRWRSLRLTQLVREDIRDLTQVQHLDQMEVLVQRLSRQSGRQLVYGNLAREVRVSVDTIRRWVAALCDFHLGFLVRPWFHNVSRSLRKEPKWYLRDWADIQDVGEKAETFVACHLLKAVDGWNDLGLGRFDLGYLRDKQKREVDFLVARDGKPWFLVEVKYRDESMSRTLKYYQDQLNVPFAFQAVVDADFVDADCFAGAGPPMVVPARTLLSQLN comes from the coding sequence ACCGGCAGATGGCGTTCGTCAGCGGCCCGAGGCAGGTGGGGAAGACCACGACCTGCCGGCGTCATGCCGACAGCTACCGCAATTGGGACAACCTCGATGACAGGGAACTCATCCTGGCTGGTCCGGCCAGCTTGGCGGCTGCGGTGGGAACTGACCGCCTTCAGGCGACCGTGCCGGTTGCGCTCTTCGATGAGTTTCACAAGTTCCCGAACTGGAAGCCGTTTCTGAAAGGTCTGTTCGACACCTACGGCGACCGCCTGCGTATTGTCGTCACGGGCAGCAGCCGTCTGGATGTCTACCGCCGCGGCGGTGACAGCCTCATGGGGCGGTACTTCTCCTATCGGATGCACCCATTCTCAGTGGCCGAAACCGTGAACCGGGAACTCCCCGACGCGGAACGAATCGTTCGGTCTCCCGCCGCAATCGACAAAGCCGATTTCGAAGCCCTTTGGGTTCACGGCGGATATCCCGAGCCCTTCCTCCGACGCGACATCCGGTTCAGCCGCCGCTGGCGGTCCTTGCGTCTCACGCAACTGGTCCGGGAAGACATCCGCGACCTGACTCAGGTCCAGCACCTCGACCAGATGGAGGTGCTGGTCCAGCGATTGAGCCGTCAGTCCGGCCGTCAACTCGTGTACGGTAACCTCGCCAGGGAGGTGAGGGTTTCGGTGGACACCATCCGCCGTTGGGTCGCGGCCCTGTGCGACTTCCACTTGGGCTTCCTCGTCAGGCCGTGGTTCCATAACGTCTCCCGTTCCCTGCGCAAGGAGCCCAAGTGGTACCTGAGGGATTGGGCGGACATCCAGGATGTGGGGGAGAAGGCCGAAACTTTCGTTGCGTGCCACCTCCTCAAGGCCGTGGACGGCTGGAACGACCTGGGCCTCGGTCGCTTCGACCTCGGTTACCTGCGCGACAAACAGAAGCGTGAAGTGGATTTCCTGGTGGCTCGCGACGGAAAGCCTTGGTTCCTCGTCGAGGTGAAGTACCGCGACGAGTCCATGAGCCGGACGCTCAAGTACTACCAGGATCAACTCAACGTGCCGTTCGCGTTTCAGGCGGTCGTCGATGCTGACTTCGTGGATGCGGATTGTTTTGCTGGGGCGGGGCCGCCCATGGTTGTCCCCGCCCGGACTCTCTTGTCCCAGCTAAATTGA